The following coding sequences lie in one Candidatus Neptunochlamydia sp. REUL1 genomic window:
- the rplQ gene encoding 50S ribosomal protein L17: MRHQKRTVKLNRNAPHRRCMMANMLKALVEHERIETTVPKAKELRRHADRLITLAKKNTLASRRAALAKMMISFNPLSSKDRRDVKKGNTSSYNTDRKVMGKLFDELSTRFVSRQGGYTRIIRKENRQGDGCPLCLIEYVQ, from the coding sequence ATGAGACACCAGAAACGCACAGTAAAACTCAATCGCAATGCTCCTCATCGTCGTTGCATGATGGCGAATATGCTGAAAGCCCTAGTAGAACACGAGCGCATCGAGACAACTGTTCCTAAAGCAAAGGAACTTCGTCGACACGCGGATCGCCTAATTACTTTAGCGAAGAAGAATACCCTTGCTTCTCGCAGAGCAGCGCTTGCAAAGATGATGATTAGTTTTAACCCACTTTCTTCTAAAGATAGACGTGATGTAAAGAAGGGAAACACCTCTTCTTACAACACAGACCGTAAGGTCATGGGGAAGCTTTTCGATGAACTTTCAACTCGCTTTGTTTCGCGACAAGGTGGCTATACCCGGATCATCCGTAAGGAGAATCGTCAGGGTGATGGCTGTCCTCTTTGCTTAATTGAGTATGTCCAATAA